AGAAATGCATGTAGAATGCACGCCATCATCATGTGACCATTTTCATGAGTTTGCCACGGTTTGGTTCTGGTTGATAGGCAAAAACGTGGTATCACTAGTAAAGATAAAAGTCATATAACGAACAAACCAACCTCACCCCCACAGTGCCCACGACGACATGAATGTAACACCAAAAATATTAAGACAAAGACCAACTTATGTTATGTTAGATGGGTACTGATATTGAACTGATTTATATAGTTACAAAAATTGAACTGATCAATCACTGAAATGTAAATCATTACTGTTTGGATTAAACATATCAAATTAGACTACTTGTTTGACACCATGGCAAAGATGCTAGTTGCTACTTTATGGTCTCGCGTCCTATTACAACATGAGTTTTAACCTTTCTAATGATGGTCACCCGGCACATTAAAAATCATTGATTAAATGGAAGCCAATGTGTTATTCACTGTTGGTAGTATCCAATATGCTAGACTCAGATGATTATTGACTCAGTATTCAATTTACTCCATCTATGTAGCATACTTCTAAAACCAATCTTACTAAGTCAAACTTCGAAAACTGGAGAGCTTAGTTTCCCTCAATATCTCAAATTGTAGCCGAACTATAGAGTAAAACTTTCATAGGATACATTCAAGTGATTGAAAGCTGCCATTAGTTTTTAACCTTCTGAGTTTGCCAAAATAAAAGAGAGAATAATCACTTCAATGACTAGCTTCTAGGACTTCACTGACTTCAAGGGTCTGATAGCTTGTTGGAATTAAAACACAGTTCAAACAGAGATAGCATGACTTGGCAAACTTGTTCCGCAAATCAAGTAGACAAAGGTTAAATGTCACTTAGATTATGTGATTACAGCCAATAAAGAGCTTTAGAAGACAGTGCAGTCTTATGTGCCGGTGGGTTACACACCATGGAAATGTTACCATATTGTACTAACTCAGAAGCTTGGATGAACATTATGATTTATTCCCCAGAATATTGATAATGGTTTGGGCAGTTTTGGCTGTGCAATCACTCAAACAAAAGGTATATGTATGTGTACCATTATCCACCATCACCAAAATAGAATAAACAGGTACACTGTAGCACAGAACTTGGGAGAATAGTTGATGGATCACCAAAGTCACTTCAGCACACTACAACAGAGAACAATAACTTAGTTTCTCTAATTGAAGAAGGCTTAAAGACTTGATATTAGCAAATAAATTATCTTAATGGCATTTTTGTTCAATGGTATTTTGTTGAGGGGTCATCCTCTTATGAAGATTCTTTTAAAATTTTGTTTTAACTTTCTAGGTGTAGACTCAAACAGAAGGTAATACGACAACTAGAGTTAACATTAGCAGAGGATATGCAACAAAAAGCTGGATGTTAGTGCAGCAAACATATTCAACTTACTTGTACAGATAAGCCGCGATTCCTAGAATTAGACACAGGAGGATGATGTCGATGCAGAAGTTCCGGCTGGACCTCAGCTGAAACAGGGTCAGACCAAAGGTGTGACTGAGATGAAACGAGGAGAGAGGCCTTGAATTGCACATATATTGATTTAGGAAAATGCACACAATGCATAGTTTACCTGGACTATGGTATCCTTGAGTTTCACATTAGTATTCTTAAGGTCAGCATTTGCCCTCTCAACCTGGAATGATGTCGAAATGGAAATCAATCAACTGAGTAAAATAAAAAAGAAAATACATTAGCCAACAGAAGATAAATCAGAAGGCACAGGGATCATTACCTTATCATCTATTTCATCCATCAAAGGCACTTGCCTATCTATTTCCTATACAGAAATAGAATTTAAATACAATTTATGAGAGCATGGAAACCAAAGAAAGTGAATTGGATAATAGTTAAAACTTGGAAGTTAGAACAAACCTCATTCATGTCACCAGCCATATGTTTCAATGTGTCTAACCCTTCTGCTATAACATCTAAACCTTGATCCTGTATGAAATCCAACATGTAACTCCCATGTAAGCTTTCAGAACAAGCTATGTGAAAGAAACTGACCAACAATTCCAAACTTGTAGAGCCTATTAGAGTTTTCTACCACGTAAAGCAATGAAATGAAACTTTACTGCAGGAGCTGAGCTCCTTAAGTTCAATCATCTGAGTCTAGCATATCCATTGGAATGAGGTTTTGATTTGCACTGATACTTGCCTGTTTTATTCTTCGCATTTCATATTCATTTCTAAAGCGATCCGACTCCTTAGTATGTTGGAGGTACTCACTATCAAATTTCCCATCTGGTGTAATTTCAGTAAAGACATAAAGAGAGTTAAAAGAACTTATTTAGGTCTCCATAGAAACCTTGATACCACATGCTAGAAGATGTGAACACCTGAAGTTGTATCAATTTTTATTCCTGCATACGAGGTAGTTGGATCAGTCAAACCACCAGTTTGTTTAGCTCCACTAGTTGATCCATCTGGAATTGCTTCTATCCTCTCTTGTAGTACAGATACCAGATCGCTCCGAGCTTCAAGGTCTTCCCTTGAGAGACCTTTCACCTATGCAAGATCAATGACTGTATTTCTTAAAAGTTATTCCCATAACATGGGACAAAGTAGTATCAAGCTACATATCAACAAACAAAGTAGTATCTATACATCAAACATGAAATGCATAATAAGTTTTTGTCTAGATTAATGTGTTAATTGAGGTAATAAGCCAGAACTATAGTTCTGTGGATAGAAAAACTAAAAAACTAAAACTATATCAGATCAAACAAAACCACAACCTTGATTTAACAAAACTAGTACCAAAGTTACAAAGAACAAAACCTTTTTAGGAGCAAGTCTTCTCAATTTTGGTAGCTCCTGAAGCAAACGAGCTTTGGTTCGTCGAATTTCCGCATTCATAGCAACAGCAGAAGCCCTGCTCCTCTCAGTTGCCGCAGTCTCCGATTTCTACAGCATCATAATAATTCAAAAACCGTGTCAAACTAAAAGCAAAAAGATTCAAACTTTGATGTTCTTATTACTACGAAAGTTTTTGTTAAGAACAGAACCTTAAACCTTTAACTAGGAAATCAAAGAGAGATGGGAGAGACCTGAAGAGCAGCTTCAAGGTCGGCCTCAACGACGCTGTAGAGATGAGCAAATGCATCGTCCCCGGAGATATTATTGAGTTCCTTTTGCTTATCGATGTCGTACTTGTCGTATTTCTTGCATATCGTATCGACCCTCGTGATCAAATCGATCACACTCATCTCTAAAAAGCTCTGTTTGTTTCGGCGACGTCTCTGTGTATGTGTGAAGGTGTAACCGGGGCTGCTCTGACCGTTTTGGCTTCAGAAACTCAGAAAGAGAAAGAAGAAGAAAAACGGACAAGAGAATCTGATTCTAATTCCGAAGGGTACGGCGGAGATTCTAACGTTGGTTTGTTCTGTCCGGCCTCTGACAGTCTGACAAGTGTACTTCTCCTTGTGTGATGCCCCTGTAACGTACTCTTTGTCCCACAATGATTTTGCATTCCTAGTCTGCTAGCCATCGACAGTGTTTTTTTTTGTTAGAATTTATATGATGGGAAACGTCTTGGTTATAACTTCTTCTAGAGATTACAATTGGGGTAAAAAAAAAAAAATGCTAGCGTTTCAAGGCACTAATTTCAGGTATGTAAGCATGTATACATGTTTAGCCCAGTACCATTTCGTTTACACGTATAGTGTTACAAGTCTAGACACCAATGTAGAATAATGAGTTGAAGGTCAGACATACTAAATCCATAGATTGAAATTTCTTTAACCTATTGAAAGGTATAGCATAAGAGAGCTAAGACTAAGAAAAGGAGCATAGCGAGCATTGAGAACTGAATTGAAAAGAATGAAGAAGAGGAGCTGAATTGAAAAGAATGAAGAAAATCTATAAAAGTTCAGCTAATTGCAAGATATAAACAGAGAATCGAAAATAGTACATATAGCCTGCCCATACCTATAAAAGACGGAAAAGTGAAAGAGTCCAAGTGTTTGTCTCCTTTTTCAGCTGTAGGATTTTAATAGTTACAATAAAGTAAAAACAAGGGGGGTAATTTGGGTCGTCGGATATTTGTTTATATACACAGTGTTACTATATAATCAAAAGAGATTAGGTAGGTTAGGCAATTTTATATCTTAAACAAGGGGATCCTTCTCCCAAGATCAATTCCCTTTAAAGAAAGACATTCCATTATCAAAGAAAGACATCCTTCTCTGGGTGATTAAAGAAAGATATCATATTCTTTGGTTTTCCACAACTCTAAAAACTATGATAAACTGATCTTGAGCATCAAAAAAGCTGAAAAGGAAAAAGGTAAAAAAAAAAACAGTGGTACAGTATCTAGCGTAAGACGATGACCAGACAAGTCAAAGCCATACGCTTGTCGAAACCAGAATCAAAGACCCAAACACTGAAAGTCTGAAACGTATGATTTAACTACTCTTTTATAAGTCTCTGAATAAAACAATAAAACCCAATTTGCTCTCTCCTGCTT
Above is a window of Fragaria vesca subsp. vesca linkage group LG7, FraVesHawaii_1.0, whole genome shotgun sequence DNA encoding:
- the LOC101315179 gene encoding syntaxin-71-like, producing the protein MSVIDLITRVDTICKKYDKYDIDKQKELNNISGDDAFAHLYSVVEADLEAALQKSETAATERSRASAVAMNAEIRRTKARLLQELPKLRRLAPKKVKGLSREDLEARSDLVSVLQERIEAIPDGSTSGAKQTGGLTDPTTSYAGIKIDTTSDGKFDSEYLQHTKESDRFRNEYEMRRIKQDQGLDVIAEGLDTLKHMAGDMNEEIDRQVPLMDEIDDKVERANADLKNTNVKLKDTIVQLRSSRNFCIDIILLCLILGIAAYLYNVLK